From Streptomyces sp. NBC_00775, one genomic window encodes:
- a CDS encoding cation:proton antiporter, with the protein MTEDQVLVGLGLIVVLAAASQLVAHLLHIPALIVLLPVGFTAGALTDDVNPERLLGSTFSPLVSLAVAVILYDAGLGLDLKRFRAHTRRVVVRLIWWGTLVTCFSAALLAMPLLGMSQGAAVMLGAILIVSGPTVVGPLLNFVRPTERLQRILIWEGSLIDPVGGILGALVFHGVTSGGRSGFASEIGHFAVSIAVGVVGGVAGAAVLTVALRRLRLGEVLGTTVQLAAVVGVAAACDVVRDDTGLIAAVLMGLAVANLPGLDVSARRPFFETLVNLVIGLLFISISATVSPHSLRHVLLPTLGLVAVLVLVVRPLVALVSALRTDLTAGERGFLGWMAPRGIVAASTASTFSSSLVDKGIGGAAKILPATFVVIVATVTLYGLSAGPVARRLGVVRSARSRPLLVGGDPWVVDLGLALRSAGLDVVMWAGHETERDSIRAAGIELAPGELFAAATGAGAELEGLTGVLLLTGEDDFNALASMNLEGSVEGTVYRLGPPVESQGVIAPYTGGQVLFGPELTGPELTRRYALGARVVTHRVDGPVPAGHTVLFLVRGDGRLLPVTRGGGPTPQGGDVAVLLSA; encoded by the coding sequence GTGACGGAAGACCAAGTGCTCGTCGGCCTCGGCCTGATCGTCGTACTCGCCGCCGCTTCCCAGCTGGTCGCGCACCTTCTGCACATCCCCGCGCTGATCGTTCTGCTGCCCGTCGGATTCACCGCCGGCGCGCTGACGGACGACGTCAACCCCGAACGGCTCCTGGGCAGTACCTTCTCGCCACTGGTCTCGCTGGCCGTCGCGGTGATCCTCTACGATGCCGGGCTCGGCCTGGACCTGAAGAGGTTCAGGGCCCACACACGCCGGGTCGTGGTGCGGCTGATCTGGTGGGGCACCCTGGTCACCTGCTTTTCGGCGGCGCTCCTGGCCATGCCGCTGCTCGGGATGTCACAGGGCGCGGCCGTGATGCTCGGAGCGATCCTGATCGTGTCCGGGCCGACCGTTGTCGGCCCGCTGCTCAACTTCGTCCGTCCCACGGAACGGTTGCAGCGGATCCTCATCTGGGAGGGGTCGCTGATCGATCCGGTGGGCGGCATCCTGGGCGCGCTGGTCTTTCACGGTGTCACGTCCGGAGGGCGCAGCGGCTTCGCGAGCGAGATCGGCCACTTCGCCGTCAGTATCGCGGTGGGAGTGGTGGGGGGTGTCGCCGGAGCGGCCGTACTGACGGTGGCGCTGCGCAGGCTCCGGCTCGGCGAGGTGCTCGGCACCACGGTGCAGCTCGCCGCGGTGGTCGGGGTGGCGGCCGCCTGCGACGTGGTCCGGGACGACACGGGACTCATCGCCGCCGTTCTGATGGGGCTGGCGGTGGCGAACCTGCCCGGCTTGGACGTCTCTGCCCGAAGGCCGTTCTTCGAGACCCTCGTGAATCTGGTCATCGGACTGTTGTTCATCTCCATCTCGGCCACCGTCAGCCCGCACTCCCTGCGGCATGTCCTGCTGCCGACGCTGGGTCTCGTGGCGGTCCTCGTACTCGTCGTCCGTCCCCTTGTGGCACTTGTGTCAGCGCTGAGGACCGATCTGACGGCCGGGGAACGGGGCTTCCTCGGGTGGATGGCACCCCGCGGAATCGTGGCCGCGTCCACCGCCTCGACGTTCTCGTCCTCACTGGTCGACAAGGGCATCGGTGGCGCCGCCAAGATCCTCCCGGCCACGTTCGTGGTGATCGTGGCCACCGTCACGCTGTACGGGCTGAGCGCGGGGCCCGTGGCCCGACGGCTGGGCGTGGTGCGCTCGGCGCGTTCCAGGCCCCTGCTCGTGGGCGGCGATCCATGGGTGGTCGATCTGGGGCTGGCCCTGCGCTCGGCGGGGCTGGACGTGGTCATGTGGGCAGGGCACGAGACGGAGCGCGACAGCATCAGGGCCGCCGGGATCGAACTCGCCCCCGGAGAGCTGTTCGCCGCGGCCACGGGCGCGGGCGCGGAGCTCGAAGGCCTTACCGGGGTGCTGCTCCTCACCGGCGAGGACGACTTCAACGCGCTGGCGTCGATGAACCTCGAGGGCAGCGTGGAGGGGACGGTCTACCGTCTCGGGCCGCCCGTGGAGAGTCAGGGCGTCATCGCCCCCTACACAGGTGGCCAGGTGCTCTTCGGCCCGGAACTGACCGGACCCGAACTGACGCGCCGCTACGCCCTGGGCGCCCGTGTCGTGACACATCGCGTCGACGGTCCCGTCCCGGCGGGGCACACCGTGCTGTTCCTGGTGCGCGGGGACGGCCGGCTGCTTCCCGTCACGCGTGGCGGCGGTCCGACGCCGCAGGGCGGAGACGTCGCCGTACTCCTGAGCGCCTGA
- a CDS encoding DUF6325 family protein, producing the protein MGPIDYVVVEFPGNRMTGEGFPLLVDLVDRGLIRILDLMFVRKDEDGSVVGLEIADLTGDGALDLAVFEGASSGLLGQDDIEEAAKALEPGNSAGILIYENLWAAPFATALRRGGAQLVASGRIPVPAVLAALDATD; encoded by the coding sequence ATGGGACCGATCGATTACGTGGTCGTCGAGTTTCCCGGCAACCGCATGACCGGCGAGGGCTTTCCTCTGCTGGTCGATCTGGTGGACCGCGGCCTCATCCGCATCCTCGATCTGATGTTTGTCAGGAAGGATGAGGACGGATCCGTGGTCGGCCTGGAAATCGCCGACCTCACCGGCGACGGAGCCCTGGACCTGGCCGTCTTCGAGGGCGCTTCCTCCGGCCTGCTCGGCCAGGACGACATCGAGGAGGCGGCCAAGGCCCTGGAGCCGGGCAACTCCGCCGGAATCCTGATCTACGAGAACCTGTGGGCGGCGCCCTTCGCCACCGCCCTGCGACGCGGCGGTGCGCAACTGGTCGCCTCCGGGCGGATCCCGGTGCCGGCCGTGCTGGCCGCGCTGGACGCCACGGACTAG
- a CDS encoding DUF389 domain-containing protein, translating into MDMIHVRAVCPPDLTERTMALLSAEPCVLNLLLHGGSVRNPDGDAVECDVLTGAANEVLRGLRDLGLERRGSIILAPVDVAFSQRAAKAGAEELGAQTRAPVWEQVEARIRAEGRYPPSFYLFLVIAGIIGAVGIITNSQILIVAAMVVGPEYGAITSVALGIDRRSRPRIRQGLMALLVGFLLAIAATYLFSLLVRGFGLQPRAFELGLRPVSNLINTPNFFSAVVAVLAGIVGIVSLTEARTSALLGVFISVTTIPAGADIGVSCAYASWDEAWGSLLQLLLNIVVLIVVGTGTLKCQRALWRRVSERRHEHAVRRPA; encoded by the coding sequence ATGGACATGATCCACGTCCGGGCGGTGTGCCCGCCGGACCTCACGGAACGCACCATGGCCCTGCTGAGCGCCGAGCCGTGCGTCCTGAACCTGCTGCTGCACGGCGGCAGCGTACGCAACCCCGACGGCGACGCCGTCGAGTGCGACGTCCTCACCGGAGCCGCGAACGAAGTGCTGCGCGGACTGCGGGACCTCGGACTGGAACGCCGTGGCTCCATCATCCTCGCGCCGGTCGACGTCGCGTTCTCGCAGCGCGCGGCCAAGGCCGGCGCCGAGGAGCTCGGGGCCCAGACGCGCGCTCCGGTGTGGGAGCAGGTGGAGGCCCGGATCCGGGCCGAGGGCAGATACCCGCCGAGCTTCTATCTCTTCCTCGTCATCGCCGGAATCATCGGCGCGGTGGGCATCATCACCAACTCCCAGATCCTCATCGTCGCGGCCATGGTGGTCGGACCCGAGTACGGGGCCATCACCAGCGTCGCCCTCGGGATCGACCGCCGCTCCCGGCCGAGGATCCGGCAGGGCCTCATGGCCCTGCTCGTGGGCTTCCTCCTGGCCATTGCCGCGACCTACCTCTTCTCCCTCCTTGTCCGGGGCTTCGGGCTGCAACCGAGGGCCTTCGAGCTGGGACTGCGGCCCGTCTCGAATCTGATCAACACCCCCAACTTCTTCTCGGCCGTGGTGGCGGTGCTGGCCGGGATCGTCGGCATCGTCTCCCTGACCGAGGCCCGCACGAGCGCACTGCTCGGCGTCTTCATCTCGGTGACCACCATTCCGGCGGGAGCCGACATCGGGGTCTCGTGCGCGTACGCCAGCTGGGACGAGGCCTGGGGTTCCCTGCTCCAGCTGCTGCTCAACATCGTCGTACTGATCGTGGTCGGGACCGGCACGCTCAAGTGCCAGCGGGCGCTCTGGCGGCGGGTGAGCGAGCGCCGGCACGAGCACGCGGTCAGACGGCCGGCGTAG
- a CDS encoding cyclase family protein, which produces MGTSDELSKSDFRSLYRRLRDTAPGGDTHRGALDTITEEQVLAAVREVRSGRTVSLAAPVNTRTGPDNADPAEHRLTAPVGGEPDSIGLEFARDRFAMNVHGDVDSHLDALCHVIYDGTLHGGIPAADVLSPSGASDLSVDLARDGIVGRGVLLDIPRVHGVSWLEPGSHVTAEDLVGAEARQGLRVGRGDILLVRVGHRRRREELGPWDTAGARAGLHPTAMEFLAEREVAVLGSDGNNDTAPSAAEGIAFPVHVLAIHAMGLHLLDYLRFEDLAPICAREGRWSFLCVIAPLRLSAATGSPVNPLAIL; this is translated from the coding sequence ATGGGGACGTCCGACGAGCTGAGCAAATCCGACTTCCGGTCGCTCTACCGACGCCTGCGCGACACGGCCCCCGGCGGTGACACGCACCGGGGCGCTCTGGACACGATCACCGAAGAACAGGTGCTGGCGGCCGTCCGCGAGGTGCGGTCGGGACGTACGGTGTCGCTCGCCGCCCCCGTGAACACCCGTACCGGACCCGACAACGCCGATCCGGCCGAGCACCGGCTCACCGCTCCGGTCGGCGGTGAACCGGACTCGATCGGCCTGGAGTTCGCGCGGGACCGCTTCGCCATGAACGTTCACGGCGATGTGGACAGCCACCTCGACGCGCTGTGCCACGTCATCTACGACGGCACGCTGCACGGCGGCATACCGGCGGCGGACGTCCTGTCGCCGAGCGGAGCGAGCGACCTGTCCGTCGACCTGGCCCGCGACGGCATCGTCGGACGCGGGGTCCTCCTGGACATCCCCCGGGTGCACGGCGTGTCCTGGCTCGAACCCGGATCTCACGTGACCGCCGAGGACCTCGTCGGCGCCGAGGCACGGCAGGGACTCCGGGTGGGCCGGGGCGACATCCTGCTCGTACGGGTCGGGCACCGCCGGCGCCGTGAGGAGCTCGGCCCCTGGGACACGGCCGGCGCCCGTGCCGGACTCCATCCGACCGCCATGGAGTTCCTGGCCGAGCGGGAGGTGGCCGTCCTCGGCAGTGACGGGAACAACGACACGGCCCCCAGCGCCGCGGAGGGGATCGCGTTCCCGGTGCATGTGCTCGCCATCCACGCGATGGGACTGCATCTGCTCGACTATCTGCGGTTCGAGGACCTCGCGCCGATCTGCGCCCGGGAAGGCCGCTGGTCCTTCCTCTGCGTGATCGCCCCTCTCCGGCTGTCCGCGGCCACCGGCTCCCCGGTCAATCCCCTCGCGATCCTGTGA
- a CDS encoding GAP family protein — MVLDLMLIGLAIALNPFPVTGFVLVLSAPNGLWMGLAFILAWLACFVGILALVLLMTGGEPPPPKSPPSTAALAAKLAIGVGLVWYAQHTRRTAGQRQKSSGLLSRLDTISPWTAAGLAFLLQPWGCVAAGAATVVEADLSRPASYAALLGYCLLASSSLLTMEIYATFAPDSARERLGRLRTWLEGHQDQAIVSLSLLLGIWLVSRSIYELTS; from the coding sequence ATGGTCCTTGACCTGATGCTCATCGGCCTGGCGATCGCCTTGAACCCGTTCCCGGTCACCGGATTCGTCCTGGTGCTGTCCGCACCCAACGGGCTCTGGATGGGGCTGGCCTTCATCCTCGCGTGGCTGGCCTGCTTCGTCGGGATCCTCGCCCTGGTGCTGCTCATGACCGGCGGGGAGCCGCCGCCGCCGAAGTCTCCGCCCTCCACAGCCGCGCTGGCCGCCAAACTGGCCATCGGCGTCGGGCTCGTCTGGTACGCGCAGCACACCCGCCGCACGGCGGGCCAACGGCAGAAGTCCTCAGGGCTGCTGTCGAGGCTTGACACGATCTCCCCGTGGACGGCGGCCGGGCTGGCGTTCCTCCTTCAGCCGTGGGGCTGCGTGGCCGCCGGTGCCGCCACGGTGGTGGAGGCCGACCTCTCCCGTCCCGCCTCGTACGCCGCGTTGCTGGGTTACTGCCTGCTGGCCAGCTCCAGCCTGCTGACGATGGAGATCTACGCGACCTTCGCCCCCGACTCGGCCCGCGAACGGCTCGGGAGGCTGCGCACGTGGCTGGAAGGCCATCAGGACCAGGCGATCGTGAGTCTGTCGCTGCTGCTGGGGATCTGGCTGGTGAGCAGGAGCATCTACGAGCTGACCTCCTGA
- a CDS encoding YhjD/YihY/BrkB family envelope integrity protein, giving the protein MHAGRGSGSPTNGRAGRWRARAARLRARLLRLRSTAEERFPVITRLTSHLIAVNLLDSATRLAAQAFLTAVPLLFVVASFAPEGLRNQIVDSVHDVLGINGAADQQLKMVYDADSGSLRQSTGLVSALMVLLSATACSRAMQRLCQRAWRLPKTSARIVAWRWLVWLVAFLAVIALQGPLRNGFGAGLWLGLPLVLVTQVGVWWWTQHLLLAARVPWLPLLPGALLTGTALTVLAVVAKLYVPTALNHSLDRYGSLGAVFTVLSWLIGLCVVVAVGITTGAVIAREPAVARRLGSPD; this is encoded by the coding sequence ATGCACGCAGGCAGAGGATCCGGCTCGCCCACGAACGGCAGGGCGGGCCGTTGGCGCGCGCGGGCGGCGCGTCTGCGGGCCCGGCTGCTGCGGCTGCGGAGCACCGCCGAGGAGCGGTTCCCGGTGATCACCCGCCTCACCTCCCACCTGATCGCGGTGAACCTGCTGGACTCCGCGACGCGGCTGGCGGCCCAGGCCTTCCTGACCGCCGTTCCCCTGCTGTTCGTGGTCGCCTCCTTCGCACCGGAGGGACTGCGCAACCAGATCGTCGACTCCGTGCACGACGTCCTCGGTATCAACGGCGCCGCCGACCAGCAGCTGAAGATGGTCTACGACGCCGATTCCGGAAGCCTGCGGCAGAGCACCGGGCTGGTCAGCGCACTGATGGTGCTGCTCTCCGCCACCGCGTGCAGCCGTGCGATGCAGCGGCTCTGCCAGCGGGCTTGGCGGCTGCCGAAGACGAGCGCGCGGATCGTCGCATGGAGATGGCTCGTGTGGCTCGTGGCTTTTCTGGCCGTGATCGCCCTGCAGGGACCGCTGCGGAACGGATTCGGCGCCGGGCTATGGCTCGGCCTGCCGCTGGTGCTGGTCACCCAGGTGGGCGTCTGGTGGTGGACCCAGCACCTGCTGCTGGCCGCGCGCGTCCCCTGGCTGCCGCTGCTGCCCGGTGCGCTCCTCACCGGGACGGCCCTGACCGTACTGGCGGTGGTGGCCAAGCTGTACGTACCCACCGCGCTCAACCACAGCCTGGACCGGTACGGGTCGTTGGGCGCGGTCTTCACCGTGCTGTCGTGGCTGATCGGACTCTGCGTCGTCGTCGCCGTCGGCATCACCACTGGTGCAGTCATCGCACGGGAACCCGCCGTGGCCCGGCGGCTCGGCTCACCCGACTAG
- a CDS encoding GMC family oxidoreductase encodes MTDAQHYDVIVIGSGAGGGTIAHRLAPTGKRILLLERGGYLPRERDNWDSTAVFVKGKYRAPEFWFDKHGNQFPPEVNYYVGGNTKFYGAALFRMRPEDFGELRHHDGVSPAWPLRYEDLEPYYTQAEHLYLVHGRHGEDPTEGPTSGQYAYPPVQHEPRIQQLSHDLEKQGLHPFHLPIGVNLTQDDRGQAVHTSACIRCDRVDGFPCLVGAKSDAQVICVDPALEHANVEMVTHADVRRLETDATGRSVTTVVATVGDGDPSTVEFSADIVVVACGAVNSAVLLLRSASDRHPQGLANSSDVVGRHYMRHNNLALMAVSKEPNDTRFQKTLALHDWYLGSDDWDYPLGGIQMLGKSDSAQIHGEAPRWAGAVTPDMPFEVLAHHAVDFWLCGEDLPLADNRVTLDGDGGIHLALDEKNNIAGLQRLRHKLQGMLSHLGMHEHHLLSHSIYLHKGMPIGATAHQAGTVRFGNDPADSALDVNCKAHDLDNLYVVDTSFFPSIGAVNPSLTAIANALRVGDHIAGRLQ; translated from the coding sequence ATGACCGACGCGCAGCACTACGACGTCATCGTTATCGGCAGCGGTGCGGGCGGTGGCACGATCGCCCACCGACTGGCGCCCACCGGGAAACGGATTCTCCTTCTGGAACGCGGTGGTTATCTGCCCCGCGAACGCGACAACTGGGATTCCACCGCGGTCTTCGTCAAAGGGAAATACCGCGCCCCGGAATTCTGGTTCGACAAACACGGAAACCAGTTCCCGCCCGAGGTCAATTACTACGTGGGCGGCAACACCAAGTTCTACGGCGCCGCCCTCTTCCGTATGCGCCCCGAGGACTTCGGCGAACTCCGCCACCACGACGGCGTCTCCCCCGCCTGGCCGCTTCGCTACGAAGACCTGGAGCCGTACTACACACAGGCCGAACACCTCTATCTCGTCCACGGCCGGCACGGCGAGGACCCGACCGAGGGTCCCACCAGCGGCCAGTACGCCTACCCGCCGGTCCAGCACGAGCCGCGTATCCAGCAACTCAGCCACGACCTGGAGAAGCAGGGACTGCACCCCTTCCACCTGCCGATCGGTGTGAACCTCACCCAGGACGACCGGGGCCAGGCCGTACACACCAGCGCCTGTATCCGCTGCGACCGCGTCGACGGCTTCCCCTGTCTGGTCGGCGCGAAGTCCGACGCGCAGGTCATCTGCGTCGACCCCGCCCTCGAACACGCCAACGTCGAGATGGTCACCCACGCGGACGTGCGGCGCCTCGAAACGGATGCGACCGGCCGCAGTGTCACCACTGTCGTCGCGACGGTGGGCGACGGGGACCCCTCGACCGTGGAATTCAGCGCCGACATCGTGGTCGTCGCCTGCGGAGCCGTCAACTCCGCCGTCCTGCTGCTGCGTTCGGCCAGTGACCGCCATCCGCAGGGCCTGGCCAACAGCTCGGACGTGGTGGGCCGGCACTACATGCGGCACAACAACCTGGCCCTGATGGCCGTCTCCAAGGAGCCGAACGACACCAGGTTCCAGAAGACCCTGGCGCTGCACGACTGGTACCTGGGATCCGACGACTGGGACTATCCCCTCGGCGGCATCCAGATGCTCGGCAAGTCCGACTCCGCGCAGATCCACGGCGAAGCGCCCCGCTGGGCCGGGGCCGTCACTCCCGACATGCCGTTCGAGGTACTCGCCCACCACGCGGTCGACTTCTGGCTGTGCGGAGAGGATCTGCCCCTCGCCGACAACCGCGTCACCCTGGACGGGGACGGCGGCATCCACCTGGCCCTCGACGAGAAGAACAACATCGCCGGGCTGCAACGCCTGCGGCACAAACTGCAGGGCATGCTCAGCCACTTGGGCATGCACGAACACCATCTCCTGTCGCACAGCATCTACCTGCACAAGGGCATGCCCATCGGTGCCACCGCGCATCAGGCGGGCACGGTCCGCTTCGGGAATGACCCCGCCGACTCCGCCCTCGACGTCAACTGCAAGGCCCACGACCTCGACAACCTGTACGTCGTCGACACGAGCTTCTTCCCGAGCATCGGAGCGGTCAACCCCTCGCTGACCGCCATCGCCAACGCCCTGCGCGTCGGTGACCACATCGCGGGGCGCCTGCAATGA
- a CDS encoding DUF2252 domain-containing protein, with protein MSTNHPADGGTRHRTPQERAALGKDARSAVPRSSHSEFAPTDKRPDPVDIIEAQSAARLPELVPIRYGRMTESPFRFYRGAAAIMAGDLADTPRSGIRAQLCGDAHLLNFRLLGSPERRMMFDINDFDETLPGPWEWDVKRLSASLVIAGRANGFSTRERADIVLSAVRSYRKWMRRFATMGNLPVWYSQFDEEWVWEHFVQDVSTRARQRWTQSVAKARTRDSLQAFSKLTHLVDGKVRIAPDPPLITPLQDLLPDVERAGLEKQIRRLIERYGQSLPSDRRFLLEQYRLVDMARKVVGVGSVGTRCWIVLLLGRDNTDPLLLQAKEADESVLAPFAGASAYRTQGERVVAGQRLMQATSDIFLGWERSEGIDGRRRDFYVRQLRDWKGIAEPETMVPRGLRAFGSLCGATLARAHARSGDRIAIASYLGGGDVFDRALVTFAERYADQNEKDHQALVDAVRSGRVKAAAA; from the coding sequence ATGAGCACCAACCACCCGGCCGACGGCGGCACCCGGCACCGCACGCCGCAGGAGCGCGCCGCACTCGGCAAGGACGCCCGCTCTGCCGTACCCCGCTCCAGTCACTCCGAATTCGCGCCCACGGACAAGCGTCCCGACCCGGTGGACATCATCGAGGCGCAGTCGGCGGCGCGGCTGCCGGAGCTCGTACCGATCCGCTACGGCAGGATGACCGAGTCACCCTTCCGCTTCTACCGGGGGGCCGCCGCCATCATGGCCGGTGACCTCGCCGACACCCCACGGAGCGGGATCAGAGCGCAGTTGTGCGGCGACGCGCACCTGCTGAACTTCCGGCTGCTGGGCTCGCCCGAGCGCCGCATGATGTTCGACATCAACGACTTCGACGAGACACTGCCCGGCCCGTGGGAGTGGGACGTCAAGCGGCTGTCCGCCAGTCTCGTCATCGCGGGCCGGGCGAACGGCTTCAGCACCAGGGAGCGGGCCGACATCGTGCTGTCGGCCGTGCGGTCGTACCGCAAGTGGATGCGGCGCTTCGCCACCATGGGCAATCTCCCCGTGTGGTACTCCCAGTTCGACGAGGAATGGGTGTGGGAACACTTCGTCCAGGACGTGAGTACGCGGGCCCGCCAGCGCTGGACCCAGTCGGTGGCGAAGGCACGTACCCGGGACAGTCTCCAGGCCTTCAGCAAGCTCACCCACCTCGTCGACGGGAAGGTCCGTATCGCCCCGGATCCGCCGCTGATCACGCCGCTCCAGGACCTGCTGCCGGACGTCGAACGCGCCGGGCTGGAGAAGCAGATCCGCCGGTTGATCGAGCGGTACGGTCAGAGCCTCCCGTCGGACCGGCGGTTCCTGCTGGAGCAGTACCGGCTGGTCGACATGGCCCGCAAGGTGGTCGGGGTGGGGAGCGTCGGCACCCGCTGCTGGATCGTTCTCCTGCTCGGCCGGGACAACACGGATCCGCTGCTTCTCCAGGCCAAGGAGGCCGACGAGTCGGTGCTGGCGCCGTTCGCCGGGGCCAGTGCCTACCGGACGCAGGGCGAGCGCGTGGTCGCCGGCCAGCGGCTCATGCAGGCCACCAGCGACATCTTCCTGGGCTGGGAACGGTCCGAGGGCATCGACGGCCGCCGACGGGACTTCTACGTACGGCAGTTGCGGGACTGGAAGGGCATCGCCGAGCCCGAGACGATGGTGCCGAGGGGATTGCGGGCCTTCGGTTCGCTGTGCGGTGCCACGCTGGCCCGCGCGCACGCGAGGTCGGGCGACCGGATCGCGATCGCCTCGTATCTGGGCGGGGGCGACGTCTTCGACCGGGCGCTGGTGACGTTCGCCGAGCGCTATGCCGACCAGAACGAGAAGGACCACCAGGCACTCGTCGACGCGGTCCGTTCGGGGCGGGTCAAAGCAGCGGCAGCCTGA
- a CDS encoding glycoside hydrolase family 15 protein, with protein sequence MDRYPPIADHGLIGDLQTAALVSSQGVIDWFAAPRFDSPSVFAALLDHDGGGYFLLSPEHPEGTWKQLYYPDTALVVTRFMSPDGVGEVIDHMPVQTGLTATDRHSLVRVVRSVRGTVRFGLECRPRFDYARATHTLDLTPDTNTATFRAPGTTAYLQGSIPLEQDGQDIRGSITLNAGETAGVVFTVCAPGGEMPPPPTTERITEELWENVDFWQKWVRTSRYQGRWTEMVHRSAITLKLLTYAPSGAPVAAATMGLPEQVGGERNWDYRYTWVRDGSLSVRALLDLGFVEEATRFTHWLRDRLGAREGPDDEPLQIMYRVDGDPHLTEEILEHFEGYRGSYPVRVGNAATDQLQLDIYGEALYALAEGRTVGEQAGYHAWKALASTLNWLADSWDRPDEGIWETRGGRKDFTYSRVMCWAAFDRGLKMAAEFSRPADTVLWTKARDAILEQVMESGWNEKEQALVQYYGGDVLDASLLLAPRVGFLAPRSPAWLSTLDAMDRVLVSDSLVYRYDPQASPDGLRGSEGTFSLCTFLYVDALARAGRLSQARYAFEKMQTYANHVGLFAEEIGPSGEQLGNFPQAFTHLSLIMAATTLDEALDALRLRS encoded by the coding sequence ATGGATCGCTATCCGCCCATCGCCGACCACGGGCTCATCGGGGACCTGCAGACCGCGGCGCTGGTGTCGTCCCAGGGTGTGATCGACTGGTTCGCGGCACCGCGCTTCGACTCGCCGAGTGTTTTCGCCGCCCTGCTCGACCACGACGGGGGCGGGTACTTCCTCCTCTCGCCCGAGCACCCCGAGGGAACCTGGAAGCAGCTCTACTACCCGGACACGGCCCTCGTGGTGACCCGCTTCATGTCACCCGACGGAGTCGGCGAGGTCATCGACCACATGCCGGTCCAAACGGGCCTGACGGCAACCGACCGGCACAGCCTGGTACGGGTCGTCCGCTCGGTGCGCGGCACCGTGCGCTTCGGCCTCGAATGCCGGCCACGGTTCGACTACGCGCGGGCCACCCACACACTCGACCTCACGCCCGACACGAACACCGCGACGTTCCGGGCTCCGGGGACGACCGCCTACCTTCAGGGCAGTATCCCGCTCGAACAGGACGGGCAGGACATCCGGGGCAGCATCACCCTCAACGCCGGAGAGACGGCGGGCGTGGTGTTCACCGTGTGCGCGCCGGGCGGGGAGATGCCGCCGCCACCCACCACCGAGCGGATCACGGAAGAGCTCTGGGAGAACGTCGACTTCTGGCAGAAGTGGGTGCGCACCTCGCGCTACCAGGGCCGCTGGACGGAGATGGTGCACCGCTCCGCGATCACCCTCAAGCTCCTCACCTACGCCCCCTCGGGCGCGCCGGTCGCCGCCGCCACGATGGGACTGCCCGAGCAGGTCGGCGGTGAACGCAACTGGGACTACCGGTACACCTGGGTGCGCGACGGCTCCCTGTCGGTACGGGCCCTGCTCGATCTCGGTTTCGTGGAGGAGGCGACCCGCTTCACCCACTGGCTCCGCGACCGCCTGGGTGCCCGCGAGGGACCGGACGACGAACCCCTCCAGATCATGTACCGGGTCGACGGTGACCCTCATCTGACGGAGGAGATCCTGGAGCACTTCGAGGGCTACCGCGGCTCGTACCCGGTCCGGGTCGGCAACGCCGCGACCGACCAGCTGCAACTCGACATCTATGGCGAGGCCCTCTACGCCCTGGCCGAGGGCCGCACGGTCGGTGAACAGGCGGGCTATCACGCGTGGAAGGCCCTGGCCTCGACTCTGAACTGGCTCGCCGACTCCTGGGACCGGCCCGACGAGGGCATCTGGGAGACCCGGGGCGGACGCAAGGACTTCACCTACAGCCGGGTGATGTGCTGGGCCGCCTTCGACCGCGGGCTGAAAATGGCGGCCGAGTTCAGCAGGCCCGCCGACACCGTGCTCTGGACGAAGGCGCGGGACGCGATCCTCGAACAGGTCATGGAGAGCGGCTGGAACGAGAAGGAGCAGGCCCTCGTCCAGTACTACGGCGGCGATGTCCTGGACGCCTCCCTGCTGCTCGCCCCCCGCGTCGGATTCCTGGCCCCCCGGAGCCCGGCCTGGCTCAGCACCCTCGACGCCATGGACCGCGTCCTGGTCTCCGACAGCCTCGTCTACCGCTACGACCCCCAGGCCTCCCCCGACGGACTGCGCGGTTCCGAAGGAACGTTCAGCCTGTGCACGTTCCTGTACGTCGACGCCCTCGCCCGCGCGGGACGCCTCTCCCAGGCCCGCTACGCCTTCGAGAAGATGCAGACATACGCCAACCACGTCGGCCTGTTCGCCGAGGAGATCGGCCCCAGCGGCGAGCAACTCGGCAACTTCCCGCAGGCGTTCACCCATCTCTCCCTGATCATGGCCGCGACGACGCTGGACGAGGCGCTCGACGCGCTCCGGCTCCGTAGTTGA